One Chaetodon trifascialis isolate fChaTrf1 chromosome 13, fChaTrf1.hap1, whole genome shotgun sequence DNA segment encodes these proteins:
- the LOC139340901 gene encoding microtubule-associated protein futsch isoform X2, producing MIRQFAAEYTSKTSPPQDSCSDSQPLSDQSLPTPPLLSGAPPSTSPADTVAGPAHNQNPVLSKLLMADQDAPLDLTIKKPLAVPCDQGVNINHDGVLDLSIKKNRYSSGLPVRSPYLSPATSTHKGESPDLGIAKAKDLQSTSTLEHFMAKLCPHHQRQIVDAIGFLQTEVKALASSNTQQDSNSTSGIQGTACPTAKSSAVTPEKACPDLRFPSESTPKSEVLDMSHSIPTSCAMKKVPENAVSLKTSATAGPALDLRSPGSGSNQALATTITTANPVDADNSRHGDHAPLKMKIMTSNVAAGKKLSCVLNASLSSHSDTMEDREGNSNSSNRTETHSARLSPSVKRHNQASHTHQARQRETLAHAKDTPAKLFSVHMTIPSDSPRTARKTIRASDHRIRDSACRGLADPDLGHCDIVFIDIPITERNKQQQRSMPPRRNARKSTRGHMYSDEIWELKTVRTLAGRGNCPNPMPELITLVTPKQIFSKPDGVPPVDMPFAGACRESMNQQMSTEESDDSVIPGTGDMVEVAASEVDVIVETSQTDQCQSKVQSVPPSPTRSPMENKETDMNTDVQQETAADSGMTTASEESFAQAPFEAEKDDEAEPQEDMCESTEQIVAETVVETLESITTQEAVPQLSSEKLLNSDPVLQQNSAPSPVNQAEEETEENKREEVQDEQPQELQSETPIHIDSSEVTEESHFTGSAEEVLVKEPEMKTSEAVDSVVPLGTEDDNDNYDVSSKTLDALLKELPPWRRKRGTVISLPKRLRQTETVVVGYVNGRPISASDRSLRRRSSNSGTSPSKTPVKSSQNVPNKNSLDSVIDSNVENKNVDKLPETDIPVESVETTPVIQQEKEPSSATPSSPTSKFPLRTKQIQKQKRVQRDQDSLPVLSDLPGDRPQSTESKRQLRSAGSVLSPPDSNAVASISPPEPTATHALPSPEHFPSLPLPSPLPVTSSPVRSVSPAASEQSQQKTVPECESVKLNIEKTQTDTSVELDIEKTQPLETTLEEIQKSESDSRLQAKQKLRSAKAAVDESKDEKQQHSGEVLSPLEDQSPVKTETQIMPLRSKRVLQKEAEAGDVALQQKPNVASLGSRSASGDNSSSSISDKPTRMPLRRESSKPEMSHQSVTQSPPVDKKKLALRSQKLAAPSTSAITVSGRQSDIASPIRVMPERITKAQVKPHPVYVASVLPHSSASPVITPSHEPPRQTNKFFETLTAEENQHLISNLNVKYDKMQKGWVQMDKEGQPTTKYKNKADRQAAIWKSKRRARKTKSLEHQKYSPVQMLFMKGFNLTSICRWFLESTETKSLVIVKKVNTRLPSETQLCFHSSSSASGTSQGVFPSLQAERLKKHLKKFAIASPVKSNPKSQKLIAKALEQEANAVKGKERRELPSTTQTLTKSHASETPVQIGESQKSSKSKNPASARILRKYSNIREKMQVQQTNVRLKEASKTLRTNSMKRLVTTKSAAKSNLKPSLKAQKSPIPVGKQMRKSAAKMERRKTLAAKKSTKHPVQERAVKVQSSSRVSRDATKKGELPKRCSQRLGSPKTSQHKPVDASKSKVDNKKQIEVEKPVANKANAAKIQTKESSQTSVAEIKGTDNAAEAPQQSMDVSVPTSPDQVLTRSQRKMEAAVPLSVSPGHAAKRATKSMKTHNASKSVRKAEQPALTRSGALKVPAKRSLAHAATKPATKRGQELLETPAKRTRTSLSK from the exons ATGATCCGACAATTTGCTGCCGAATATACCTCAAAAACCAGCCCCCCTCAGGACAGTTGCTCAGattctcagcctctctctgacCAAAGCCTGCCGACCCCACCCTTGCTCTCAGGGGCTCCTCCTTCTACCAGCCCTGCTGACACAGTGGCTGGGCCTGCACACAACCAGAACCCCGTCCTTAGCAAGCTCCTCATGGCCGACCAGGATGCTCCTCTTGACCTTACCATCAAGAAGCCCCTGGCTGTGCCTTGTGACCAAGGTGTGAACATAAACCACG ATGGCGTTCTTGACTTATCTATCAAAAAGAATCGCTACAGCAGCGGCCTGCCTGTCCGTAGTCCCTACCTTTCTCCAGCCACATCCACCCACAAAGG tgaGTCTCCAGACTTGGGTATTGCCAAGGCGAAAGACCTGCAGTCCACCTccacactggaacatttcatggCCAAACTCTGCCCCCACCATCAGAGACAGATAGTAGATGCCATAGGTTTTCTTCAGACGGAAGTCAAAGCACTCGCATCTTCCAATACACAGCAAGACTCTAACTCTACCTCTGGGATCCAGGGAACTGCTTGTCCCACTGCAAAATCCAGTGCAGTCACCCCTGAGAAGGCGTGCCCTGATCTAAGGTTTCCCAGTGAATCCACTCCCAAGTCAGAAGTCCTGGATATGTCCCATTCTATTCCAACCAGCTGTGCAATGAAAAAAGTTCCAGAGAATGCAGTGTCACTGAAAACATCTGCTACTGCTGGCCCTGCTTTGGATCTTCGCAGCCCTGGGTCAGGGAGTAACCAGGCCTTggccaccaccatcaccaccgcTAATCCGGTGGATGCAGATAACAGCCGTCATGGTGATCATGCACCTCTGAAGATGAAAATCATGACAAGCAATGTTGCTGCTGGTAAGAAGTTGTCATGTGTTCTCAATGCCTCTCTTTCATCTCACTCTGACACtatggaggacagagagggaaactCAAATTCATCCAACAGAACAGAGACTCATAGTGCTAGACTCAGCCCCTCTGTGAAAAGACACAATCAggccagtcacacacaccaagctaggcagagagagacactcGCGCATGCCAAAGATACACCAGCAAAACTGTTTTCAGTCCACATGACCATTCCTTCAGACTCTCCAAGGACTGCCAGGAAGACCATCAGGGCCTCTGATCATCGGATAAGGGACTCTGCTTGTAGGGGACTGGCTGACCCAGATCTTGGCCACTGTgacattgtttttattgacatACCAATTACAGAGCGCAATAAGCAACAGCAGCGCAGCATGCCCCCCCGCCGCAATGCAAGAAAAAGCACCAGAGGACATATGTATTCAGATGAAATCTGGGAGTTAAAAACTGTCCGTACATTGGCTGGGAGGGGCAACTGTCCTAATCCAATGCCAGAGCTGATCACACTGGTCACcccaaaacaaatattttcaaagcCTGATGGTGTACCACCTGTGGATATGCCTTTTGCTGGAGCATGCAGGGAGTCAATGAATCAACAAATGTCCACAGAAGAGTCAGATGACAGTGTAATACCAGGAACAGGAGATATGGTGGAGGTAGCAGCCAGTGAAGTAGACGTTATAGTTGAAACTAGTCAGACTGATCAGTGTCAGAGCAAGGTGCAATCTGTTCCTCCATCTCCAACAAGATCTCCAATGGAGAACAAGGAAACCGATATGAACACAGATGtacaacaggaaacagctgcagattcagggaTGACAACCGCAAGCGAAGAAAGTTTTGCTCAAGCTCCATTTGAAGCAGAGAAAGATGATGAGGCTGAGCCTCAAGAGGACATGTGTGAAAGTACAGAGCAAATAGTGGCAGAAACAGTGGTGGAAACTTTAGAGAGTATTACCACACAGGAAGCTGTGCCCCAGCTTTCATCAGAAAAACTGCTCAACAGTGATCCTGTTCTCCAGCAGAATAGCGCCCCATCACCGGTGAAtcaagctgaggaggagacagaggaaaataaaaggGAGGAAGTACAAGACGAGCAACCTCAGGAACTTCAGTCAGAGACTCCGATACACATTGACAGCTCTGAAGTGACAGAAGAGTCTCATTTCACAGGTTCAGCAGAGGAGGTGTTGGTGAAAGAAccagaaatgaaaacatctgaagCAGTTGACAGTGTTGTGCCCTTAGGGACTGAAGATGATAATGATAACTATGACGTATCTTCAAAGACACTTGACGCACTCTTGAAGGAATTACCCCCTTGGCGTAGAAAAAGAGGAACTGTAATTTCGCTGCCAAAGCGGttaagacaaacagaaacagttgTAGTGGGTTATGTCAATGGTAGACCCATATCGGCCTCTGACAGAAGTCTGCGCCGTAGATCAAGTAACAGTGGCACATCACCTAGTAAAACCCCAGTGAAATCTAGTCAGAATGTACCCAACAAGAACTCTCTTGATTCAGTCATTGattcaaatgttgaaaacaaaaatgtggaCAAACTACCTGAAACAGACATACCTGTAGAATCAGTTGAGACTACTCCTGTGATTCAGCAGGAGAAAGAACCATCTTCTGCCACACCGTCAAGCCCAACATCTAAATTTCCTTTAAGGACCAAACAAATCCAGAAACAAAAGAGAGTTCAGAGAGATCAGGATAGTTTGCCTGTCCTCTCTGATCTGCCTGGTGATCGTCCTCAGAGCACTGAGTCAAAACGGCAACTTAGATCAGCCGGCTCGGTACTATCACCACCTGATTCAAATGCTGTCGCTTCCATTTCACCTCCAGAACCTACTGCTACCCATGCTCTTCCATCTCCAGAgcattttccctctctcccacttccttctccacttcctgttacGTCTTCTCCAGTTAGGTCAGTTtctcctgcagcctctgagcagtcccaacagaaaacagtcccagagtgtgaaagtgtgaaattGAACATTGAAAAAACTCAGACAGATACAAGTGTGGAATTAGACATTGAAAAAACTCAGCCACTAGAGACAACCTTggaagaaatacaaaaaagtgAGAGTGACAGTAGATTGCAGGCCAAACAGAAACTAAGGTCTGCAAAGGCTGCAGTAGATGAGAGTAAGGATGAGAAACAGCAACATAGCGGAGAGGTATTAAGTCCGTTAGAAGATCAAAGTCCTGTCAAGACTGAAACACAGATCATGCCATTAAGAAGTAAACGGGTTCTCCAAAAGGAGGCAGAAGCAGGTGATGTTGCTTTGCAGCAGAAGCCAAATGTAGCATCTTTAGGAAGCAGGTCTGCAAGTGGAGATAATAGCAGTTCTTCCATTTCAGACAAACCCACTAGAATGCCATTAAGGAGGGAGAGTAGTAAGCCTGAAATGTCCCACCAGTCTGTTACTCAGTCACCACCAGTGGACAAAAAGAAATTAGCTTTGAGATCACAAAAACTGGCTGCACCTTCTACCAGTGCTATTACTGTAAGTGGACGACAGAGTGATATAGCTTCTCCTATCAGAGTAATGCCAGAAAGAATAACTAAAGCTCAGGTGAAACCCCATCCAGTGTATGTTGCATCTGTGTTGCCCCACAGCTCAGCCAGCCCTGTCATTACACCGAGCCATGAGCCCCCAAGACAAACTAACAAGTTCTTTGAGACTCTGACAGCTGAAGAAAACCAGCATCTAATTTCAAATCTGAATGTTAAGTATGACAAGATGCAAAAAGGATGGGTGCAAATGGACAAAGAGGGTCAGCCAAcgacaaaatacaaaaacaaagcagacaggcaggcagccaTATGGAAAAGTAAGCGAAGGGCACGAAAAACAAAGTCTTTAGAGCACCAGAAATACTCACCAGTCCAAATGCTCTTCATGAAAGGCTTTAATCTCACCAGTATTTGTCGCTGGTTCCTTGaatcaacagaaacaaagtcCCTTGTCATTGTCAAGAAGGTGAATACGCGTCTTCCGTCAGAAACTCAGCTGTGCTTCCACAGCTCGTCTAGTGCTTCAGGAACCTCCCAAGGGGTATTTCCAAGCCTACAGGCAGAGCGCTTAAAGaaacatttgaagaagtttGCCATCGCCTCTCCTGTAAAGAGCAACCCCAAGAGTCAGAAGCTGATTGCTAAAGCGCTGGAACAAGAGGCAAATGCAGtcaaagggaaagagagaagagaactTCCAAGTACTACTCAGACTTTGACTAAGTCACACGCCTCCGAAACCCCTGTGCAGATAGGTGAATCCCAGAAATCCTCAAAGTCAAAGAATCCAGCTAGTGCAAGGATCTTGAGGAAATACTCCAATATCCGAGAAAAGATGCAGGTTCAGCAAACCAACGTAAGACTGAAAGAGGCCTCAAAAACCCTACGAACCAACAGTATGAAAAGATTGGTCACCACAAAGTCTGCTGCTAAGTCAAATCTGAAACCATCTCTGAAGGCACAGAAATCACCCATACCTGTCGGGAAACAAATGAGGAAGTCTGCAGCAAAaatggaaagaaggaaaacattgGCTGCCAAAAAAAGTACCAAGCACCCTGTTCAAGAGAGGGCAGTCAAGGTCCAGAGCAGTAGTAGAGTTTCAAGAGATGCAACTAAGAAAGGAGAGTTGCCAAAGAGATGTTCTCAGCGATTAGGGTCTCCAAAAACATCTCAACATAAACCTGTCGATGCATCTAAAAGCAAGGtagacaataaaaaacaaattgagGTGGAAAAACCTGTTGCGAACAAGGCGAATGCTGCAAAAATCCAAACAAAGGAATCATCACAAACTTCAGTCGCTGAAATCAAAGGTACCGATAATGCTGCTGAGGCCCCGCAGCAGAGCATGGATGTCAGTGTACCGACCTCACCGGACCAGGTACTAACAAGATCCCAGAGAAAAATGGAGGCGGCAGTCCCTTTGAGTGTGAGCCCCGGTCATGCTGCAAAGAGGGCCACGAAgtccatgaaaacacacaatgcaTCTAAATCAGTAAGGAAAGCTGAGCAACCTGCGCTGACGAGAAGCGGGGCTCTAAAGGTCCCTGCAAAGAGAAGTCTGGCACACGCTGCGACAAAACCGGCAACTAAGAGAGGTCAGGAGCTTTTAGAGACCCCAGCTAAGCGCACCAGGACATCCCTCTCAAAATAA
- the LOC139340901 gene encoding uncharacterized protein isoform X1, with translation MASQCKRQQCTIDRRGFRQELDSWRHKLIHCVGFESILEGLFGPELVEDLKLFKDLEPTAVSDWSFDENCLFCCLRRDKVKEHLIGLSDEGLEDTPKPLLVKDQTAISRLEKQAEEFLNAVLCRKDVPNFSDPHIPVVAREILQRMIRQFAAEYTSKTSPPQDSCSDSQPLSDQSLPTPPLLSGAPPSTSPADTVAGPAHNQNPVLSKLLMADQDAPLDLTIKKPLAVPCDQDGVLDLSIKKNRYSSGLPVRSPYLSPATSTHKGESPDLGIAKAKDLQSTSTLEHFMAKLCPHHQRQIVDAIGFLQTEVKALASSNTQQDSNSTSGIQGTACPTAKSSAVTPEKACPDLRFPSESTPKSEVLDMSHSIPTSCAMKKVPENAVSLKTSATAGPALDLRSPGSGSNQALATTITTANPVDADNSRHGDHAPLKMKIMTSNVAAGKKLSCVLNASLSSHSDTMEDREGNSNSSNRTETHSARLSPSVKRHNQASHTHQARQRETLAHAKDTPAKLFSVHMTIPSDSPRTARKTIRASDHRIRDSACRGLADPDLGHCDIVFIDIPITERNKQQQRSMPPRRNARKSTRGHMYSDEIWELKTVRTLAGRGNCPNPMPELITLVTPKQIFSKPDGVPPVDMPFAGACRESMNQQMSTEESDDSVIPGTGDMVEVAASEVDVIVETSQTDQCQSKVQSVPPSPTRSPMENKETDMNTDVQQETAADSGMTTASEESFAQAPFEAEKDDEAEPQEDMCESTEQIVAETVVETLESITTQEAVPQLSSEKLLNSDPVLQQNSAPSPVNQAEEETEENKREEVQDEQPQELQSETPIHIDSSEVTEESHFTGSAEEVLVKEPEMKTSEAVDSVVPLGTEDDNDNYDVSSKTLDALLKELPPWRRKRGTVISLPKRLRQTETVVVGYVNGRPISASDRSLRRRSSNSGTSPSKTPVKSSQNVPNKNSLDSVIDSNVENKNVDKLPETDIPVESVETTPVIQQEKEPSSATPSSPTSKFPLRTKQIQKQKRVQRDQDSLPVLSDLPGDRPQSTESKRQLRSAGSVLSPPDSNAVASISPPEPTATHALPSPEHFPSLPLPSPLPVTSSPVRSVSPAASEQSQQKTVPECESVKLNIEKTQTDTSVELDIEKTQPLETTLEEIQKSESDSRLQAKQKLRSAKAAVDESKDEKQQHSGEVLSPLEDQSPVKTETQIMPLRSKRVLQKEAEAGDVALQQKPNVASLGSRSASGDNSSSSISDKPTRMPLRRESSKPEMSHQSVTQSPPVDKKKLALRSQKLAAPSTSAITVSGRQSDIASPIRVMPERITKAQVKPHPVYVASVLPHSSASPVITPSHEPPRQTNKFFETLTAEENQHLISNLNVKYDKMQKGWVQMDKEGQPTTKYKNKADRQAAIWKSKRRARKTKSLEHQKYSPVQMLFMKGFNLTSICRWFLESTETKSLVIVKKVNTRLPSETQLCFHSSSSASGTSQGVFPSLQAERLKKHLKKFAIASPVKSNPKSQKLIAKALEQEANAVKGKERRELPSTTQTLTKSHASETPVQIGESQKSSKSKNPASARILRKYSNIREKMQVQQTNVRLKEASKTLRTNSMKRLVTTKSAAKSNLKPSLKAQKSPIPVGKQMRKSAAKMERRKTLAAKKSTKHPVQERAVKVQSSSRVSRDATKKGELPKRCSQRLGSPKTSQHKPVDASKSKVDNKKQIEVEKPVANKANAAKIQTKESSQTSVAEIKGTDNAAEAPQQSMDVSVPTSPDQVLTRSQRKMEAAVPLSVSPGHAAKRATKSMKTHNASKSVRKAEQPALTRSGALKVPAKRSLAHAATKPATKRGQELLETPAKRTRTSLSK, from the exons ATGGCGAGTCAGTGTAAAAGGCAGCAATGCACAATCGACAGGCGCGGCTTTCGGCAGGAACTTGACTCGTGGCGACATAAACTCATTCACTGTGTAG GTTTTGAGAGCATTCTTGAAGGTCTGTTTGGTCCAGAGCTGGTAGAAGACCTAAAATTATTTAAGG ACCTTGAGCCTACTGCAGTGTCTGACTGGTCATTCGATGAAAACTGTCTATTCTGCTGTTTGAGACGAGACAAAGTAAAG GAACACTTAATTGGCTTAAGTGACGAGGGGCTTGAAGATACACCTAAACCTCTCCTGGTTAAAGATCAGACCGCAATCAGCAGACTAGAGAAGCAAGCCGAGGAATTTCTCAATGCAGTCCTCTGCAGAAAAG aTGTGCCAAATTTCTCGGACCCACACATTCCTGTAGTGGCTCGAGAGATCCTTCAGAGAATGATCCGACAATTTGCTGCCGAATATACCTCAAAAACCAGCCCCCCTCAGGACAGTTGCTCAGattctcagcctctctctgacCAAAGCCTGCCGACCCCACCCTTGCTCTCAGGGGCTCCTCCTTCTACCAGCCCTGCTGACACAGTGGCTGGGCCTGCACACAACCAGAACCCCGTCCTTAGCAAGCTCCTCATGGCCGACCAGGATGCTCCTCTTGACCTTACCATCAAGAAGCCCCTGGCTGTGCCTTGTGACCAAG ATGGCGTTCTTGACTTATCTATCAAAAAGAATCGCTACAGCAGCGGCCTGCCTGTCCGTAGTCCCTACCTTTCTCCAGCCACATCCACCCACAAAGG tgaGTCTCCAGACTTGGGTATTGCCAAGGCGAAAGACCTGCAGTCCACCTccacactggaacatttcatggCCAAACTCTGCCCCCACCATCAGAGACAGATAGTAGATGCCATAGGTTTTCTTCAGACGGAAGTCAAAGCACTCGCATCTTCCAATACACAGCAAGACTCTAACTCTACCTCTGGGATCCAGGGAACTGCTTGTCCCACTGCAAAATCCAGTGCAGTCACCCCTGAGAAGGCGTGCCCTGATCTAAGGTTTCCCAGTGAATCCACTCCCAAGTCAGAAGTCCTGGATATGTCCCATTCTATTCCAACCAGCTGTGCAATGAAAAAAGTTCCAGAGAATGCAGTGTCACTGAAAACATCTGCTACTGCTGGCCCTGCTTTGGATCTTCGCAGCCCTGGGTCAGGGAGTAACCAGGCCTTggccaccaccatcaccaccgcTAATCCGGTGGATGCAGATAACAGCCGTCATGGTGATCATGCACCTCTGAAGATGAAAATCATGACAAGCAATGTTGCTGCTGGTAAGAAGTTGTCATGTGTTCTCAATGCCTCTCTTTCATCTCACTCTGACACtatggaggacagagagggaaactCAAATTCATCCAACAGAACAGAGACTCATAGTGCTAGACTCAGCCCCTCTGTGAAAAGACACAATCAggccagtcacacacaccaagctaggcagagagagacactcGCGCATGCCAAAGATACACCAGCAAAACTGTTTTCAGTCCACATGACCATTCCTTCAGACTCTCCAAGGACTGCCAGGAAGACCATCAGGGCCTCTGATCATCGGATAAGGGACTCTGCTTGTAGGGGACTGGCTGACCCAGATCTTGGCCACTGTgacattgtttttattgacatACCAATTACAGAGCGCAATAAGCAACAGCAGCGCAGCATGCCCCCCCGCCGCAATGCAAGAAAAAGCACCAGAGGACATATGTATTCAGATGAAATCTGGGAGTTAAAAACTGTCCGTACATTGGCTGGGAGGGGCAACTGTCCTAATCCAATGCCAGAGCTGATCACACTGGTCACcccaaaacaaatattttcaaagcCTGATGGTGTACCACCTGTGGATATGCCTTTTGCTGGAGCATGCAGGGAGTCAATGAATCAACAAATGTCCACAGAAGAGTCAGATGACAGTGTAATACCAGGAACAGGAGATATGGTGGAGGTAGCAGCCAGTGAAGTAGACGTTATAGTTGAAACTAGTCAGACTGATCAGTGTCAGAGCAAGGTGCAATCTGTTCCTCCATCTCCAACAAGATCTCCAATGGAGAACAAGGAAACCGATATGAACACAGATGtacaacaggaaacagctgcagattcagggaTGACAACCGCAAGCGAAGAAAGTTTTGCTCAAGCTCCATTTGAAGCAGAGAAAGATGATGAGGCTGAGCCTCAAGAGGACATGTGTGAAAGTACAGAGCAAATAGTGGCAGAAACAGTGGTGGAAACTTTAGAGAGTATTACCACACAGGAAGCTGTGCCCCAGCTTTCATCAGAAAAACTGCTCAACAGTGATCCTGTTCTCCAGCAGAATAGCGCCCCATCACCGGTGAAtcaagctgaggaggagacagaggaaaataaaaggGAGGAAGTACAAGACGAGCAACCTCAGGAACTTCAGTCAGAGACTCCGATACACATTGACAGCTCTGAAGTGACAGAAGAGTCTCATTTCACAGGTTCAGCAGAGGAGGTGTTGGTGAAAGAAccagaaatgaaaacatctgaagCAGTTGACAGTGTTGTGCCCTTAGGGACTGAAGATGATAATGATAACTATGACGTATCTTCAAAGACACTTGACGCACTCTTGAAGGAATTACCCCCTTGGCGTAGAAAAAGAGGAACTGTAATTTCGCTGCCAAAGCGGttaagacaaacagaaacagttgTAGTGGGTTATGTCAATGGTAGACCCATATCGGCCTCTGACAGAAGTCTGCGCCGTAGATCAAGTAACAGTGGCACATCACCTAGTAAAACCCCAGTGAAATCTAGTCAGAATGTACCCAACAAGAACTCTCTTGATTCAGTCATTGattcaaatgttgaaaacaaaaatgtggaCAAACTACCTGAAACAGACATACCTGTAGAATCAGTTGAGACTACTCCTGTGATTCAGCAGGAGAAAGAACCATCTTCTGCCACACCGTCAAGCCCAACATCTAAATTTCCTTTAAGGACCAAACAAATCCAGAAACAAAAGAGAGTTCAGAGAGATCAGGATAGTTTGCCTGTCCTCTCTGATCTGCCTGGTGATCGTCCTCAGAGCACTGAGTCAAAACGGCAACTTAGATCAGCCGGCTCGGTACTATCACCACCTGATTCAAATGCTGTCGCTTCCATTTCACCTCCAGAACCTACTGCTACCCATGCTCTTCCATCTCCAGAgcattttccctctctcccacttccttctccacttcctgttacGTCTTCTCCAGTTAGGTCAGTTtctcctgcagcctctgagcagtcccaacagaaaacagtcccagagtgtgaaagtgtgaaattGAACATTGAAAAAACTCAGACAGATACAAGTGTGGAATTAGACATTGAAAAAACTCAGCCACTAGAGACAACCTTggaagaaatacaaaaaagtgAGAGTGACAGTAGATTGCAGGCCAAACAGAAACTAAGGTCTGCAAAGGCTGCAGTAGATGAGAGTAAGGATGAGAAACAGCAACATAGCGGAGAGGTATTAAGTCCGTTAGAAGATCAAAGTCCTGTCAAGACTGAAACACAGATCATGCCATTAAGAAGTAAACGGGTTCTCCAAAAGGAGGCAGAAGCAGGTGATGTTGCTTTGCAGCAGAAGCCAAATGTAGCATCTTTAGGAAGCAGGTCTGCAAGTGGAGATAATAGCAGTTCTTCCATTTCAGACAAACCCACTAGAATGCCATTAAGGAGGGAGAGTAGTAAGCCTGAAATGTCCCACCAGTCTGTTACTCAGTCACCACCAGTGGACAAAAAGAAATTAGCTTTGAGATCACAAAAACTGGCTGCACCTTCTACCAGTGCTATTACTGTAAGTGGACGACAGAGTGATATAGCTTCTCCTATCAGAGTAATGCCAGAAAGAATAACTAAAGCTCAGGTGAAACCCCATCCAGTGTATGTTGCATCTGTGTTGCCCCACAGCTCAGCCAGCCCTGTCATTACACCGAGCCATGAGCCCCCAAGACAAACTAACAAGTTCTTTGAGACTCTGACAGCTGAAGAAAACCAGCATCTAATTTCAAATCTGAATGTTAAGTATGACAAGATGCAAAAAGGATGGGTGCAAATGGACAAAGAGGGTCAGCCAAcgacaaaatacaaaaacaaagcagacaggcaggcagccaTATGGAAAAGTAAGCGAAGGGCACGAAAAACAAAGTCTTTAGAGCACCAGAAATACTCACCAGTCCAAATGCTCTTCATGAAAGGCTTTAATCTCACCAGTATTTGTCGCTGGTTCCTTGaatcaacagaaacaaagtcCCTTGTCATTGTCAAGAAGGTGAATACGCGTCTTCCGTCAGAAACTCAGCTGTGCTTCCACAGCTCGTCTAGTGCTTCAGGAACCTCCCAAGGGGTATTTCCAAGCCTACAGGCAGAGCGCTTAAAGaaacatttgaagaagtttGCCATCGCCTCTCCTGTAAAGAGCAACCCCAAGAGTCAGAAGCTGATTGCTAAAGCGCTGGAACAAGAGGCAAATGCAGtcaaagggaaagagagaagagaactTCCAAGTACTACTCAGACTTTGACTAAGTCACACGCCTCCGAAACCCCTGTGCAGATAGGTGAATCCCAGAAATCCTCAAAGTCAAAGAATCCAGCTAGTGCAAGGATCTTGAGGAAATACTCCAATATCCGAGAAAAGATGCAGGTTCAGCAAACCAACGTAAGACTGAAAGAGGCCTCAAAAACCCTACGAACCAACAGTATGAAAAGATTGGTCACCACAAAGTCTGCTGCTAAGTCAAATCTGAAACCATCTCTGAAGGCACAGAAATCACCCATACCTGTCGGGAAACAAATGAGGAAGTCTGCAGCAAAaatggaaagaaggaaaacattgGCTGCCAAAAAAAGTACCAAGCACCCTGTTCAAGAGAGGGCAGTCAAGGTCCAGAGCAGTAGTAGAGTTTCAAGAGATGCAACTAAGAAAGGAGAGTTGCCAAAGAGATGTTCTCAGCGATTAGGGTCTCCAAAAACATCTCAACATAAACCTGTCGATGCATCTAAAAGCAAGGtagacaataaaaaacaaattgagGTGGAAAAACCTGTTGCGAACAAGGCGAATGCTGCAAAAATCCAAACAAAGGAATCATCACAAACTTCAGTCGCTGAAATCAAAGGTACCGATAATGCTGCTGAGGCCCCGCAGCAGAGCATGGATGTCAGTGTACCGACCTCACCGGACCAGGTACTAACAAGATCCCAGAGAAAAATGGAGGCGGCAGTCCCTTTGAGTGTGAGCCCCGGTCATGCTGCAAAGAGGGCCACGAAgtccatgaaaacacacaatgcaTCTAAATCAGTAAGGAAAGCTGAGCAACCTGCGCTGACGAGAAGCGGGGCTCTAAAGGTCCCTGCAAAGAGAAGTCTGGCACACGCTGCGACAAAACCGGCAACTAAGAGAGGTCAGGAGCTTTTAGAGACCCCAGCTAAGCGCACCAGGACATCCCTCTCAAAATAA